One part of the Arachis hypogaea cultivar Tifrunner unplaced genomic scaffold, arahy.Tifrunner.gnm2.J5K5 arahy.Tifrunner.gnm2.scaffold_68, whole genome shotgun sequence genome encodes these proteins:
- the LOC114927232 gene encoding probable calcium-binding protein CML44, whose product MLFANMTSSVLTATDLRRIFEKLDMNCDGFVSLEELNWLLHNIGFQLTLDELESLVEKKSLNLNEFLFFYDSIISKKNCNDEEMDDELLENDLVETFKVFDLDGDGFITSNELQCVLKRLGLWDERGGKDCGSMIRFYDTNSDGQLDFEEFKNMMLLTITTA is encoded by the coding sequence ATGTTGTTTGCAAATATGACGTCATCAGTTCTAACTGCCACTGATTTGCGGCGGATATTTGAGAAGCTTGACATGAATTGCGACGGTTTCGTGAGCCTTGAGGAACTCAATTGGCTCCTCCACAACATAGGCTTCCAATTAACGTTAGATGAATTGGAATCCCTTGTTGAGAAGAAAAGCCTTAACTTGAACGAGTTCTTGTTCTTCTATGACTCAATAATATCCAAGAAGAATTGCAATGATGAAGAGATGGATGATGAGTTGTTGGAGAATGATCTTGTGGAAACGTTCAAGGTGTTTGATTTGGATGGAGATGGATTCATAACGAGCAACGAGCTTCAGTGTGTTCTTAAGAGGCTTGGGTTGTGGGATGAGAGAGGTGGCAAGGATTGTGGTTCCATGATTCGATTCTATGATACCAATTCCGATGGCCAGCTTGATTTTGAGGAGTTTAAGAATATGATGTTGCTCACCATCACCACCGCATGA
- the LOC114927234 gene encoding UDP-sugar pyrophosphorylase 1, protein MASTLGDNFSLLSPKQQELVKMLLDNGQEHVFRDWPGPGVDDDKKKAFIDQVTRLDSSYPGGLQAYIKNAKQLLADSKAGKNPFDGFTPSVPTGETLTFADENFIKYEEAGVQEAQKAAFVLVAGGLGERLGYSGIKVALPAETTTGTCFLQHYIEYILALQEASSQGKNQTQIPFVIMTSDDTHGRTLELLESNSYFGMQPKQVTLLKQEKVACLEDNDARLALDPQNKYQIQTKPHGHGDVHSLLYSSGILKVWNDAGLKWVLFFQDTNGLLFKAIPSALGVSATKQYHVNSLAVPRKAKEAIGGITKLTHSDGRSMVINVEYNQLDPLLRASGYPDGDVNAENGYSPFPGNINQLILELGPYIEELSRTGGAIKEFVNPKYKDARKNEFKSSTRLECMMQDYPKTLPPSARVGFTVMDAWLAYAPVKNNAEDAAKVPKGNPYHSATSGEMSIYRANSRILKQVGVQVADPVVQVLNGQEVEVWPRITWKPKWGLTYSRIKSKVRGKSSISQRSTLAIKGQNIFIENLSLDGALIIDAVDNAEVNASGSVQNKGWTLETVDHKDSKEPEVLRIRGFKFNKVDQLEAKYTEPGKFTLKP, encoded by the exons ATGGCTTCCACTCTCGGCGACAATTTCAGCCTCCTCTCGCCGAAACag CAAGAGCTGGTGAAGATGCTGTTGGATAATGGCCAAGAGCACGTGTTTCGCGATTGGCCGGGTCCCGGCGTCGACGACGACAAGAAGAAAGCGTTCATCGATCAG GTGACTCGGCTGGATTCCAGTTACCCTGGCGGCTTGCAAGCTTACATTAAAAACGCTAAACAACTCTTAGCTGATTCTAAGGCTGGCAAGAATCCTTTTGATGGCTTCACACCTTCG GTTCCAACGGGTGAAACCTTGACATTTGCCGATGAGAACTTCATAAAATACGAGGAGGCGGGTGTTCAGGAGGCTCAGAAAGCTGCCTTTGTTCTTGTCGCTGGCGGTCTTGGGGAGCGCCTTGGATATAGTGGGATTAAG GTTGCTCTTCCTGCAGAAACCACTACTGGGACATGCTTCTTACAGCATTACATTGAATATATATTGGCACTTCAAGAAGCCAGCTCACAAG GTAAAAACCAGACACAGATTCCTTTTGTTATTATGACATCTGACGATACCCATGGGCGTACCTTAGAATTATTAGAATCAAATTCTTACTTTGGTATGCAGCCCAAACAAGTAACGCTTTTGAAGCAG GAAAAAGTTGCATGCTTAGAAGATAATGATGCCAGGCTTGCATTGGATCCTCAAAACAAATACCAAATTCAG ACAAAACCACATGGCCACGGAGATGTGCATTCTCTTCTCTATTCCAGCGGTATTCTGAAAGTATG GAATGATGCTGGGTTGAAGTGGGTTCTCTTTTTTCAAGATACAAATGGACTTCTCTTCAAG GCAATTCCATCAGCACTAGGCGTAAGTGCTACTAAACAGTACCATGTCAACTCTCTTGCTGTACCTCGGAAAGCAAAAGAAGCCATTGGTGGAATTACCAAACTCACTCACTCTGATG GGAGATCTATGGTCATAAATGTGGAATACAATCAGCTAGATCCTCTTCTGAGAGCAAGTGGATACCCTGATGGTGATGTCAATGCTGAGAATGGCTACTCTCCCTTTCCAGGAAATATAAACCAA TTGATTTTAGAACTTGGTCCTTACATTGAAGAACTCTCAAGAACAGGAGGTGCTATAAAGGAGTTTGTTAATCCAAA ATATAAAGATGccagaaaaaatgaatttaagtCCTCAACCCGACTAGAATGTATGATGCAAGACTACCCAAAAACACTTCCCCCATCAGCCAGGGTTGGATTCACA GTGATGGATGCTTGGCTTGCTTATGCACCTGTGAAGAATAATGCTGAAGATGCTGCCAAG GTGCCAAAAGGAAATCCATACCATAGTGCAACATCTGGAGAAATGTCCATCTACCGTGCGAATAGCCGTATTCTCAAACAG GTTGGTGTCCAAGTAGCTGATCCAGTAGTGCAGGTTCTCAATGGGCAAGAGGTTGAAGTTTGGCCCCGCATCACATGGAAGCCAAAATGGGGTCTGACCTACTCTCGGATCAAGAGCAAAGTTAGAGGAAAAAGCTCTATTTCCCAGAGGTCTACTCTGGCGATTAAgggtcaaaatatttttattgaaaatctgTCCTTAGATGGGGCTCTTATCATTGATGCTGTTGATAATGCGGAG GTTAATGCAAGTGGTTCAGTTCAGAACAAAGGTTGGACCCTTGAAACTGTCGACCATAAGGATTCCAAGGAGCCTGAGGTATTGAGAATCAGGGGttttaaatttaacaaagttgATCAGCTAGAAGCAAAATACACCGAGCCTGGCAAGTTTACCCTCAAGCCTTGA